A DNA window from Candidatus Saccharimonadales bacterium contains the following coding sequences:
- a CDS encoding AI-2E family transporter has product MKVQIEIDTRTFVRFWLVVIGFALALLAIYSALSALIIIGAAFFLAMALNGPVSRVARILPGRSRVGATAIAYIIVVLLIGVFVFLVVPPIVEQTAKFIETVPGLVNDATSKWQGLSHFIADHNLQPQLDGALNSLKNNASGWAANAGSTLINGLGSVLSVIAATFLTLVLSFLMLIEGPVWLKRIWGVYTDQDRMEAHRSLAKRMYNVVTGYVTGQLTVSGIDATLAGIVVFILSLVFHLPLNLALPSAAIAFVLSLIPMFGATIGGIIISLLLLFNNVTAGIIFAVYFIIYQQIENNFISPVIQSKRVELSALAVLVAITIGLYVFGIAGGLISIPIAGCIKVLVEDYLERAKHKRKKSERPLEKLVKKLQGKDKETIVQEEI; this is encoded by the coding sequence ATGAAAGTACAGATTGAAATAGATACAAGAACATTTGTTCGTTTTTGGCTAGTTGTTATTGGTTTTGCGCTTGCACTATTGGCAATATATAGTGCGTTATCTGCACTCATTATTATCGGAGCAGCTTTTTTTCTAGCGATGGCACTTAACGGGCCAGTTAGCCGTGTTGCGCGGATTTTGCCTGGCAGGAGTCGAGTTGGCGCAACGGCCATTGCCTACATTATCGTTGTTCTTTTAATTGGTGTGTTTGTTTTCCTCGTTGTACCACCTATCGTCGAACAGACAGCAAAATTCATCGAGACAGTCCCTGGTCTTGTTAATGACGCGACTTCTAAATGGCAAGGTTTGAGTCACTTTATAGCTGACCACAATCTTCAGCCTCAGCTTGACGGCGCATTAAATAGTCTTAAGAATAATGCCTCCGGTTGGGCTGCAAACGCAGGCTCAACACTTATCAATGGGCTTGGCTCAGTGCTATCCGTTATCGCAGCAACATTCTTGACACTCGTCTTGTCATTTTTGATGCTCATCGAGGGCCCGGTTTGGCTGAAACGCATCTGGGGTGTATATACTGATCAAGATCGCATGGAAGCACACCGTTCTCTTGCAAAGCGTATGTACAACGTTGTAACCGGTTACGTTACTGGTCAACTGACTGTCTCGGGTATCGATGCAACACTCGCAGGAATCGTAGTGTTTATTCTTTCACTTGTTTTCCACCTTCCGCTTAACTTAGCACTTCCGTCTGCTGCTATAGCCTTTGTATTATCACTGATTCCAATGTTTGGTGCCACAATTGGTGGTATTATCATTAGCCTATTATTGCTGTTCAACAATGTCACGGCAGGTATCATATTTGCTGTATACTTTATTATTTATCAACAGATTGAGAATAACTTCATATCACCTGTTATTCAATCGAAGCGAGTGGAGCTCTCAGCATTAGCGGTCCTAGTTGCGATAACGATCGGACTATACGTTTTTGGTATCGCTGGTGGTCTTATCTCAATTCCAATTGCCGGATGCATCAAAGTTCTCGTTGAAGATTACTTAGAGCGTGCAAAACACAAACGTAAAAAAAGTGAGAGACCGTTAGAAAAACTTGTGAAAAAATTACAAGGAAAAGATAAAGAGACTATTGTTCAAGAAGAAATTTAA
- the cysS gene encoding cysteine--tRNA ligase produces the protein MTLQLHNTLTKTLEPFAPINAELVTIYSCGPTVYDHVHIGNLSAFIAADTLRRVVAANGYNVKHVMNFTDVDDKTISRSAKTYPDLEPMDALKKLTTHYGDTFLQDMVLTGSDTNALTFIKATDVATIDGMKLLITELLELGFAYIADDGVYFSIEAYKKSGKTYGQLVHLTESNTSNERIQNDEYDKDSVHDFALWKTKKPGEPSWAFELNGHDLAGRPGWHIECSVMSLQGLGQPFDIHTGGIDLAFPHHENEIAQSTAGKNNSIYASMFVHNEHVLVDGKKMSKSLNNFYTLADLTAKGIDPLAFRLLVLQSHYRHQTNFSFDNVEAAANRLKNWRTVSALRHQTHDTLRDDGDKRSDDNAVSLYATPQAIIEALSRDLDTPEGLRIIDEAFTRLTSANISDIHRQPLVQLLETIDLVLGLQLIATTPDITDTQKQLILERQRARDTKNWQESDRIRDELAKRGIAIRDTSHGPIWEYL, from the coding sequence ATGACACTACAACTCCATAATACGCTTACTAAAACGCTAGAGCCGTTTGCTCCAATCAACGCCGAGCTTGTTACCATATATAGCTGTGGTCCGACTGTTTATGATCACGTCCATATCGGTAATCTCAGCGCATTTATTGCTGCCGATACTCTCCGTCGTGTTGTTGCAGCAAACGGATATAATGTTAAGCACGTCATGAATTTCACTGATGTTGATGATAAGACGATCAGTAGAAGCGCAAAGACATATCCAGATCTTGAACCTATGGATGCATTAAAGAAACTAACAACTCACTACGGTGATACATTTTTACAAGATATGGTATTAACAGGTAGTGATACTAACGCTCTAACATTTATAAAAGCGACTGATGTTGCAACGATCGATGGTATGAAGCTGCTTATTACAGAACTACTAGAATTAGGTTTTGCATATATCGCTGACGATGGTGTTTATTTTTCTATAGAAGCATACAAAAAATCTGGCAAAACTTATGGTCAGTTAGTACACCTTACTGAGTCTAATACCTCAAATGAGCGTATTCAAAATGATGAATATGATAAAGATTCAGTACATGATTTTGCACTTTGGAAAACGAAGAAGCCCGGAGAGCCAAGTTGGGCGTTTGAATTAAATGGACATGATCTCGCTGGACGACCTGGCTGGCACATTGAATGCTCAGTTATGAGTCTTCAAGGCCTTGGGCAACCATTTGATATTCATACAGGCGGTATAGATCTTGCATTCCCTCACCATGAAAATGAGATTGCTCAGAGTACTGCAGGGAAAAATAATTCAATATATGCGAGTATGTTTGTTCATAACGAGCATGTACTTGTCGACGGAAAAAAGATGAGCAAAAGTCTTAATAATTTTTACACCTTGGCTGATTTAACTGCAAAAGGTATTGATCCACTCGCTTTCCGTCTTCTTGTGCTCCAATCACATTATCGTCATCAAACTAACTTTAGTTTTGATAATGTTGAAGCAGCAGCAAATCGATTAAAAAACTGGCGTACAGTCAGTGCACTCCGTCACCAGACGCATGATACACTACGCGATGATGGGGATAAGAGATCCGATGACAATGCGGTCTCACTATACGCAACACCACAGGCTATCATAGAGGCTCTATCACGAGACTTAGATACTCCGGAAGGACTTCGTATCATTGACGAAGCATTTACAAGACTAACATCAGCAAATATTTCCGATATTCATAGACAGCCTCTCGTGCAACTACTTGAAACTATTGATCTTGTTCTTGGCCTACAATTAATTGCAACAACACCTGACATTACAGATACCCAGAAGCAACTTATCTTAGAGAGACAGCGGGCTAGAGATACAAAAAACTGGCAAGAGTCTGATCGTATTAGGGACGAACTTGCAAAAAGAGGTATCGCTATCCGCGATACCTCTCATGGCCCAATCTGGGAATATCTTTAA
- a CDS encoding DHH family phosphoesterase, whose protein sequence is MFTEAKTLIDTAKKIIVIQAENPDGDSLGSSLALEEILGDLGKDIILYCPVEIPKYLHYINGWDRVVGDFDTNADIAIIVDTSADVLITKVLEAPGVRSYLESHPVLVIDHHTTKSTLSFDHTMLASDAVATGQMLYGLATESGWTINQQAAENMLIAMLSDSLGLTTQNVSPETYAVAGKLTALGASSSTIEGRRREFMKKSAEILSYKGELISRIEYLLNGKLAVVHIPWEDIQKYSDQYNPSVLVLDEMRLVEGVEIGVAIKTYPDGKVTGKLRANIPIAEQVAGFFGGGGHKYASGFRAYEDYDTIISELVTATDKALRDYDTTTP, encoded by the coding sequence ATGTTTACTGAAGCCAAAACTCTTATAGATACTGCAAAAAAAATTATTGTTATCCAGGCAGAAAATCCTGATGGCGACAGCCTTGGGAGTAGTCTCGCACTCGAAGAAATACTTGGTGATCTCGGAAAAGATATAATCTTATACTGTCCTGTTGAGATTCCTAAATATCTTCACTACATTAATGGCTGGGATAGAGTAGTCGGTGATTTCGATACAAATGCCGATATAGCAATTATCGTCGATACGAGTGCTGACGTACTCATTACTAAAGTACTAGAAGCTCCAGGAGTCCGTAGCTACCTCGAATCACATCCTGTTCTTGTAATAGACCATCACACAACTAAATCGACATTGAGTTTCGATCATACAATGCTTGCGAGTGATGCTGTTGCGACAGGACAAATGCTTTATGGACTTGCCACCGAATCTGGCTGGACAATTAACCAACAGGCAGCTGAAAACATGCTCATTGCAATGTTGTCAGACAGTCTTGGTCTCACGACGCAAAATGTATCTCCTGAAACATATGCAGTGGCTGGTAAATTAACTGCACTTGGCGCTTCAAGCTCTACCATTGAGGGTAGGCGTCGTGAGTTTATGAAAAAATCAGCTGAGATTCTATCCTACAAAGGTGAATTAATTAGTCGCATTGAATACCTATTAAACGGAAAACTTGCTGTTGTACATATACCATGGGAAGACATTCAAAAATATAGTGATCAATATAATCCCAGTGTTCTTGTGCTTGATGAAATGCGCCTAGTAGAAGGTGTTGAAATAGGTGTCGCTATCAAAACTTATCCTGATGGTAAAGTCACCGGCAAGTTACGTGCAAATATTCCAATTGCAGAGCAGGTCGCAGGTTTCTTTGGCGGTGGTGGACACAAGTATGCAAGTGGCTTTCGCGCGTACGAAGACTACGATACAATCATATCTGAATTAGTAACAGCAACCGATAAGGCGCTTCGCGACTATGACACTACAACTCCATAA
- the recR gene encoding recombination mediator RecR — MSRQLLPSALTHVIEELGRLPGVGARTAERYAYYLLRADSHAVEKIAHSIQILHSGVKECPVTFALINNDESVSTLYSDPDRNKQLIAVVEEPLDIVALERTNQFHGTYHVLGGAISPIDGVGPEKLHIPELLKRLVDDNVEEIIIATNASVEGESTALFLQRYIKDNDITVKMTRLARGIPVGVDLEYADQITLSHALEGRRAL, encoded by the coding sequence TTGAGTCGACAGTTACTTCCATCGGCACTAACGCATGTGATCGAAGAGTTAGGGCGTCTTCCTGGTGTTGGCGCTCGAACTGCAGAGCGCTATGCCTATTATTTGCTTCGTGCAGATAGCCATGCAGTAGAAAAAATTGCTCACTCTATACAAATCCTTCATAGTGGCGTAAAAGAATGTCCGGTCACATTTGCACTAATAAATAACGACGAGTCAGTTTCGACACTGTACAGTGATCCTGATCGAAATAAGCAGCTCATTGCTGTCGTTGAGGAGCCGCTTGATATAGTTGCACTTGAGCGAACAAACCAGTTCCATGGAACATACCATGTGCTTGGAGGGGCTATTTCACCGATAGACGGTGTAGGGCCTGAAAAATTACATATACCCGAACTGCTAAAGCGGCTTGTTGATGATAACGTTGAAGAGATTATCATTGCAACGAATGCTAGCGTTGAAGGCGAATCAACGGCACTTTTCCTGCAGCGCTACATCAAAGATAATGATATTACCGTTAAGATGACGCGTCTCGCGCGTGGCATACCAGTCGGAGTTGACCTAGAATACGCTGACCAGATTACATTGAGTCATGCACTTGAAGGCCGTCGAGCATTATAG
- a CDS encoding YbaB/EbfC family nucleoid-associated protein, giving the protein MAFDQMKMLNELRKAQKDLKKQIIEVEAGDGAVVVQVNGELKVQSIKIDAASVDLNDIEELEHWLEIAIRDGLAKAQEVAAEKMKPLMGGLGNLGL; this is encoded by the coding sequence ATGGCATTTGACCAAATGAAGATGTTGAACGAGTTGCGTAAAGCACAAAAAGATCTAAAGAAGCAAATTATTGAAGTAGAAGCCGGCGATGGAGCAGTCGTTGTCCAAGTTAATGGTGAATTAAAAGTTCAAAGTATTAAGATTGATGCTGCATCAGTTGACCTCAACGATATCGAGGAACTTGAACACTGGCTAGAAATTGCGATCCGTGACGGCCTTGCAAAAGCACAGGAAGTTGCTGCTGAAAAAATGAAGCCACTCATGGGTGGACTTGGCAACCTAGGACTGTAG
- the dnaB gene encoding replicative DNA helicase — protein MPAKEVVAGKVPPQNVDAEMSLLGAVLIDEETLADISEHVTPKDFYDKRHGTIFGGMMRLYEHHRPVDLLTLTDELKKKDELELVGGSAYLTELTNYVPTAAHAEAYAEMVSLKAVRRRLIKASAEISELGYDEDNTAQELLGKAEAELFAVSDQTLKQDLVSIESILTESFDRMEELHRNKGALRGVRTGWRDLDNMTAGLQRSDLIILAARPAMGKTTLVTNLAYNIATVAKQPVLFFSLEMSKEQLVDRMLADASGVDAWNIRTGNLSDDDFSKLSEAMGEMAEAPIFIDDTPGVSVLEMRTKARRAAHEQPLGLIIVDYLQLMQGSGNNNGNRVQEVSEISRGLKLIARELNVPVIGLSQLSRSVESRSPQIPQLSDLRESGSIEQDADIVMFIYREAYYNPETERENITDLIIAKHRNGPTGKVELYFHPERLRFMSLDKRSE, from the coding sequence ATGCCAGCTAAGGAAGTTGTTGCGGGGAAAGTTCCTCCACAAAATGTTGATGCCGAGATGAGTTTACTCGGTGCTGTTCTAATTGACGAGGAAACACTCGCCGATATCTCTGAGCATGTTACACCCAAAGACTTTTACGATAAGCGTCACGGAACTATATTTGGTGGCATGATGCGTCTATACGAGCACCATCGTCCCGTCGACCTTTTAACTCTTACTGATGAACTAAAAAAGAAAGATGAGTTAGAACTTGTCGGCGGCTCAGCGTATCTAACAGAGCTAACAAACTATGTCCCTACGGCTGCTCATGCTGAAGCGTACGCTGAAATGGTCTCACTTAAAGCTGTCCGTCGGAGGCTTATTAAAGCTAGCGCTGAAATTTCAGAACTTGGCTACGATGAAGATAATACTGCACAGGAATTACTTGGAAAAGCTGAGGCTGAGTTATTCGCCGTTAGTGATCAGACGCTAAAACAAGATCTTGTTAGTATCGAAAGTATTCTTACTGAAAGCTTTGACCGTATGGAAGAATTACACCGCAACAAAGGTGCACTTAGAGGCGTGCGCACAGGCTGGCGTGATCTCGACAATATGACAGCAGGCCTCCAACGATCAGATCTTATCATTCTTGCTGCCCGACCTGCCATGGGTAAGACAACGCTTGTCACTAACCTTGCATATAACATCGCAACTGTTGCAAAACAACCAGTCTTATTCTTCAGCCTTGAGATGAGTAAAGAGCAGCTTGTCGACCGTATGCTCGCAGATGCCTCTGGAGTTGATGCATGGAACATTAGAACAGGTAACTTATCTGATGATGACTTTTCGAAACTATCTGAAGCGATGGGCGAAATGGCTGAGGCGCCAATTTTTATAGACGACACACCTGGAGTGAGCGTACTAGAGATGAGAACGAAAGCTCGTCGCGCTGCCCATGAACAGCCGCTTGGACTTATTATTGTAGACTACTTGCAGCTCATGCAGGGAAGTGGCAACAATAATGGAAACCGTGTGCAAGAAGTGAGTGAGATCAGTCGTGGGCTTAAACTTATAGCTCGTGAGTTAAATGTTCCAGTCATTGGTTTGTCGCAGTTGTCACGTTCAGTTGAGTCTCGCAGCCCACAAATCCCACAGCTTTCAGACCTACGCGAATCTGGATCTATTGAACAGGACGCCGATATTGTTATGTTTATCTACCGCGAAGCATACTATAATCCGGAAACTGAGCGTGAGAACATAACCGATCTGATTATCGCTAAACACCGTAACGGGCCAACTGGCAAGGTTGAACTTTACTTCCACCCAGAACGACTAAGGTTTATGTCACTCGACAAGCGCAGTGAGTAA